One window of the Pradoshia eiseniae genome contains the following:
- a CDS encoding glycoside hydrolase family 3 protein has translation MIQKIAKNIPMPKVDLKAKPYNLSDEDIKWVKDTISGMTVEEKIGQLFINLFFFGDDEFSGNEFTNKELLEKYHIGGARYMGANSDKVQNLINELQKDSKIPLLVAANCDAGGNGAVNDGTYVAAAAMCEASGDEQVSFDAGYVSGREAHAVGVNWNFDPCVDILKNWRNTIVNTRAYGTNAETVIKHTNSYIKGLTESNVGVCIKHWPGDGTEERDQHLVMGVNELSVDEWEKSFGEVYRNHIENGVHSIMAGHIALPEYQKALAPELGDRDILPATLAPELINGLLKGKLGFNGLVLTDASHMLGMTAAMRREEYVPQSIAAGCDMFLFFNDIDEDYNFMLNGYKNGIITEERLQDALERILGFKATLGLHKAKEDGSIFRNEEDLKVIGCEDHIERAKQAADKGITLVKNTLDQLPIRPETHKRIRLYYLEGEKGGIYKADDKTLNYIVSELESRGFEVTVNEGNTRVKGATLKYREEVDAALVFANVVGYGAENNYRIRWKAAMANEIPWYVHEVPTVFVSLNFTTHLTDVPMVKAYINAYKDTDITIKAVIDKIMGESEFHGTPNENVWCNKWDTRL, from the coding sequence ATGATTCAAAAGATTGCCAAAAACATTCCAATGCCAAAGGTTGATTTAAAGGCGAAGCCGTATAATCTTTCTGATGAAGATATCAAATGGGTGAAAGATACGATTTCTGGAATGACTGTCGAAGAGAAAATCGGTCAGTTATTTATTAACCTATTCTTCTTCGGTGATGATGAATTCAGCGGAAATGAGTTCACAAACAAAGAGCTTCTTGAGAAGTACCATATCGGTGGAGCACGTTACATGGGAGCTAATTCTGATAAGGTACAAAATTTGATTAACGAACTTCAAAAGGATTCCAAAATTCCGTTGTTAGTGGCAGCAAACTGTGATGCTGGTGGTAATGGTGCGGTAAACGACGGTACATATGTGGCAGCAGCAGCGATGTGTGAAGCTTCAGGTGATGAGCAAGTATCCTTTGATGCCGGGTATGTAAGCGGCCGTGAAGCGCATGCGGTTGGTGTCAACTGGAACTTCGACCCATGTGTAGATATCCTGAAAAACTGGAGAAACACAATCGTTAACACGCGTGCATATGGCACAAATGCGGAGACTGTTATTAAACATACAAACTCATACATCAAAGGGCTGACAGAAAGCAATGTTGGTGTTTGCATCAAGCACTGGCCTGGTGATGGAACAGAGGAACGCGACCAGCACTTAGTTATGGGCGTAAATGAATTGTCTGTTGATGAGTGGGAAAAATCCTTTGGTGAGGTATACCGTAACCACATTGAAAATGGCGTACATTCCATTATGGCCGGACATATTGCTTTGCCAGAGTATCAAAAAGCATTGGCGCCTGAGCTAGGAGACCGTGATATCTTACCAGCGACACTTGCACCTGAATTGATCAACGGCCTCCTAAAAGGCAAATTAGGCTTCAACGGATTGGTATTGACTGACGCATCTCACATGTTAGGTATGACAGCAGCGATGAGACGCGAAGAGTATGTACCACAATCCATCGCGGCTGGCTGTGATATGTTCTTATTCTTCAATGATATCGATGAAGACTATAACTTCATGCTAAATGGCTACAAAAACGGAATCATTACAGAAGAACGTCTTCAAGACGCATTAGAAAGAATCTTGGGCTTTAAAGCGACACTTGGCTTGCACAAAGCGAAAGAAGACGGCTCTATCTTCCGTAATGAAGAAGATCTAAAAGTGATTGGCTGTGAAGACCACATCGAGCGTGCTAAACAAGCTGCTGACAAAGGAATCACACTTGTTAAGAATACATTAGATCAGCTGCCAATTCGCCCGGAAACACATAAGCGCATTCGCCTCTATTACTTAGAAGGGGAAAAAGGCGGCATTTATAAAGCGGATGACAAAACGCTTAATTATATCGTGAGTGAGCTTGAGAGCAGAGGCTTTGAGGTAACCGTCAACGAAGGTAATACTCGCGTTAAGGGAGCTACATTGAAATACCGCGAAGAGGTGGATGCAGCGCTTGTATTCGCTAATGTAGTTGGCTATGGTGCAGAAAACAACTACCGCATTAGATGGAAAGCGGCTATGGCGAACGAAATCCCATGGTACGTACATGAAGTGCCAACTGTTTTCGTATCACTTAACTTCACTACACATCTAACAGATGTACCGATGGTGAAAGCCTATATCAACGCATACAAAGATACTGATATCACAATCAAAGCTGTGATTGACAAAATCATGGGTGAATCTGAGTTCCACGGCACACCAAATGAAAATGTTTGGTGCAATAAGTGGGATACAAGACTTTAA
- a CDS encoding TetR/AcrR family transcriptional regulator has translation MSIYTEKNRKTKKLIQQSFIKILEKKPFESITIGEITKTAKINRGTFYLHFEDKYDLLEQMEQQLISDLGAHLDKLQSSYSPHHTFEKQQEQLASTLFSFIGMHSPILKIFLSDHGRAGFHIRFRDAFSEKVRVNLEKIEGFGDKLNVPLEYFLSFITSAFLGLIEQWVQNDLDKTPSEMTKIYIDIISYIQGK, from the coding sequence ATGAGCATTTACACCGAAAAGAACAGAAAAACAAAAAAGCTTATACAGCAATCGTTTATAAAAATTTTAGAAAAGAAACCATTTGAGTCAATCACAATTGGGGAGATTACCAAGACAGCTAAAATCAATCGCGGCACCTTTTATTTGCACTTTGAGGATAAATACGATTTGCTTGAACAAATGGAGCAGCAATTAATTTCAGATCTTGGTGCCCATCTGGATAAATTACAGTCCAGCTATTCACCGCACCATACATTTGAAAAGCAGCAAGAGCAGTTAGCGTCGACATTATTCTCCTTTATTGGCATGCATTCGCCTATATTAAAAATCTTTTTAAGTGATCATGGGAGAGCGGGCTTTCATATTCGATTCAGAGACGCCTTTTCAGAAAAAGTACGTGTTAATTTAGAGAAGATTGAAGGATTTGGAGACAAATTAAATGTCCCGTTAGAGTATTTTTTATCCTTTATCACTTCTGCCTTTTTAGGGCTAATTGAACAATGGGTTCAAAATGATTTAGATAAAACCCCATCAGAGATGACTAAAATTTATATTGATATTATTTCTTATATTCAAGGAAAGTAG
- the uxaC gene encoding glucuronate isomerase — protein sequence MTAFIHENFMLNNETAVQLYHSYAKNMPIYDYHCHLSPKDIAENRKFNNITELWLEGDHYKWRAMRAHGISEKYITGDADPKAKFEAWAKTVPYTLGNALYHWTHIELKNYFGIEELLNEDTWEDIWNRCNELLQQDDYAVREIIKRSNVKVIGTTDEPTDDLQYHAQIAELPDFPVKVLPSFRPDKGLEINKATFIPFVETLEKVANKSLATYEEYIAALLDRVQYFHEKGCRISDHGLSEVPFAEFDENELDGIYQAGRKGQAVSLEDENKFKTAILIALAKAYTERDWAMQIHFGAIRNNNTKMFKRLGPDAGFDSISDQGEVAAPLNALLDALEIRDSLPRTIIYNLNPVSNELIGTTIQNFQTNEEGIAGRIQFGSGWWFNDTKPGMIRQLTALADQGILSHFVGMLTDSRSFISYSRHEYFRRILCNLIGTWVEAGEIPNDPALLQRLVENICYNNAKNYFAVDVD from the coding sequence ATGACTGCATTTATTCACGAAAACTTTATGTTAAACAATGAAACAGCTGTTCAGTTGTATCATTCATATGCAAAAAATATGCCGATTTATGATTATCACTGCCATTTATCACCGAAAGATATTGCAGAAAATCGTAAATTCAATAACATCACTGAACTATGGCTAGAAGGCGACCATTACAAATGGAGAGCGATGAGAGCTCATGGTATTTCTGAGAAGTATATCACTGGTGATGCAGATCCTAAGGCTAAATTTGAGGCGTGGGCTAAAACAGTTCCTTATACACTAGGAAATGCTTTGTATCACTGGACTCATATTGAGCTAAAAAACTACTTCGGTATTGAAGAGTTATTAAACGAAGATACTTGGGAAGACATTTGGAATCGCTGTAATGAATTGTTGCAGCAAGATGATTATGCAGTTCGTGAAATCATCAAGCGTTCAAATGTAAAAGTCATTGGTACAACAGATGAGCCGACAGATGATCTTCAGTATCATGCGCAAATCGCTGAATTACCGGACTTCCCAGTGAAAGTTCTTCCTTCATTCCGTCCTGATAAAGGATTGGAAATCAATAAAGCTACATTCATTCCATTCGTAGAGACGCTTGAAAAGGTAGCGAATAAATCATTAGCAACGTATGAGGAATATATTGCAGCTCTATTAGATAGAGTTCAATATTTCCACGAAAAAGGCTGCAGAATTTCTGACCATGGTCTATCTGAAGTTCCATTTGCTGAATTCGACGAAAATGAATTGGATGGAATTTACCAAGCTGGACGCAAAGGACAAGCTGTCAGCCTAGAGGATGAAAATAAATTCAAGACAGCCATTTTGATTGCACTTGCAAAGGCCTACACAGAAAGAGACTGGGCAATGCAAATCCACTTTGGCGCAATCCGCAACAACAACACAAAAATGTTCAAAAGACTCGGTCCTGATGCAGGCTTTGATTCCATTAGCGATCAAGGTGAAGTAGCAGCGCCATTAAATGCATTGCTAGATGCTCTAGAAATCAGGGATTCCCTGCCTAGAACAATTATTTACAATTTGAACCCAGTTTCCAATGAGCTAATTGGTACAACGATTCAAAACTTCCAAACTAATGAAGAAGGAATCGCTGGCCGAATCCAGTTTGGTTCTGGATGGTGGTTCAATGATACAAAACCAGGCATGATTCGCCAATTGACAGCTTTAGCTGATCAAGGAATCTTAAGTCACTTTGTTGGGATGCTTACGGATTCACGCAGCTTCATCTCTTATAGCAGACATGAATATTTCCGCCGCATTTTATGTAACTTAATTGGTACATGGGTGGAAGCTGGTGAAATTCCAAATGACCCTGCATTGCTGCAAAGATTAGTTGAAAATATTTGTTACAACAACGCGAAAAATTACTTCGCTGTTGATGTTGATTGA
- a CDS encoding SDR family oxidoreductase: MAVPFKMDLTGKVAAVTGGGGVLGSYFAKALAECGAKVAVMDLMQEAADKVAAEINAAGGTAIGVAANVLDKEALEAAREIVIKELGTVDILVNNAGGNNPKGTTDDEFYNAEAVKNNPDMKTFFDLDPKGVSFVFDLNFLGTLLPSQVFAQDMIGKKGANIINISSMNAYTPLTKIPAYSGAKAAISNFTQWCATYFAKAGIRVNAIAPGFLVTKQNEKLLFNEDGTPSARAGKILNSTPMERFGEPEELVGGLLYLASEEAASFVTGVVIPIDGGFSSYSGV; this comes from the coding sequence ATGGCAGTTCCATTCAAAATGGATTTAACAGGTAAAGTCGCAGCTGTAACTGGCGGCGGCGGTGTATTAGGTTCTTATTTCGCAAAAGCTTTAGCAGAATGCGGAGCGAAAGTAGCGGTTATGGACCTTATGCAAGAAGCAGCAGATAAGGTTGCTGCTGAAATTAATGCGGCTGGCGGCACAGCAATCGGTGTTGCTGCTAACGTATTAGATAAGGAAGCTCTTGAAGCTGCAAGAGAAATCGTTATTAAAGAACTTGGTACAGTTGATATTCTTGTCAACAATGCTGGCGGAAACAATCCAAAAGGCACAACAGATGACGAGTTCTACAATGCAGAAGCTGTAAAGAACAATCCAGACATGAAAACATTCTTTGATTTAGACCCTAAAGGAGTTAGCTTCGTATTCGACCTTAACTTCTTAGGTACTCTTCTTCCTTCTCAAGTCTTCGCACAAGATATGATCGGGAAAAAAGGTGCAAACATCATTAACATTTCTTCAATGAATGCTTACACACCTTTAACAAAAATTCCTGCATACAGCGGAGCGAAAGCAGCAATCAGTAACTTCACACAATGGTGTGCAACTTACTTTGCGAAAGCTGGCATTCGTGTTAATGCGATTGCACCAGGATTCCTTGTTACAAAACAAAACGAAAAATTATTGTTCAATGAAGATGGCACTCCATCTGCTAGAGCAGGAAAAATTCTTAACAGCACTCCGATGGAACGCTTCGGTGAGCCTGAAGAGTTAGTTGGCGGATTGTTATACCTAGCTAGTGAAGAAGCAGCAAGCTTCGTAACTGGTGTCGTTATTCCAATCGATGGCGGATTCTCTTCTTACTCTGGAGTTTAA
- a CDS encoding MFS transporter has translation MRKFGAKDKWGYLFGDFGNDFFFLFVASYLMVYYTDIYHLNPLAVGGLFAIARLWDAFADIAWGRFIDTRKPGKQGKFRPWLLRMSFPLVISGVLMFVHIPGMSHGFYLAYAYVSYILWGTLYSTVNIPYGSMASVMTADPVERTALSSWRTVGSQLAGLIINVLGPVILFVDNEASANRFLLVAIIFGILAIACYIACYKLTIERVTLTDKADESKVNTKDTLRGLFKNRPLLWFLVASLTFMVTVMFISSVNVYLFKDYFRNTAGLSIIGFVQSGAVILLAPFILKLVKKYGKKEVASAGLLLAAVAYLVSYLLPNLSMMMFIVIIAIANLGFGAFNLVIWAFVTDVIDYHEYLTGLREDGTVYSIYSMARKIGQAVAGGIGGAAIAAVGYNAELKAQTADTLSGIHMLGTLVPAILLGAVFLVIVFLYPLNKKRTAQLAIDLAEKRKQ, from the coding sequence ATGCGTAAATTTGGTGCTAAAGACAAATGGGGGTATTTGTTCGGTGATTTCGGAAACGATTTCTTCTTCCTGTTTGTTGCCAGTTATTTGATGGTATACTATACGGACATTTATCATTTGAATCCATTAGCGGTCGGTGGGTTATTTGCCATTGCTCGTTTATGGGATGCATTTGCTGATATTGCATGGGGGCGGTTCATCGATACAAGGAAGCCTGGTAAACAGGGTAAATTCAGACCTTGGCTTCTTAGAATGTCATTTCCCTTAGTCATTTCGGGTGTATTAATGTTCGTTCATATCCCAGGAATGTCACACGGCTTTTATCTGGCTTATGCTTATGTAAGTTATATTCTTTGGGGAACATTGTACAGTACTGTAAACATTCCCTATGGTTCCATGGCATCCGTAATGACAGCTGACCCTGTAGAACGTACGGCTCTTTCTTCTTGGAGAACAGTAGGGTCTCAATTAGCGGGATTAATTATCAATGTTTTAGGACCGGTTATTTTATTCGTTGATAATGAAGCTTCGGCAAACCGCTTTTTATTGGTAGCAATCATCTTCGGCATTTTAGCAATTGCTTGTTATATCGCTTGTTATAAACTTACGATTGAGCGTGTTACTTTGACGGATAAAGCTGATGAATCTAAAGTAAATACAAAAGATACATTGAGAGGTCTATTCAAAAATAGGCCGTTACTTTGGTTCCTTGTGGCTTCCTTAACATTCATGGTTACCGTCATGTTTATCAGTTCTGTGAATGTATACTTGTTTAAGGATTATTTCCGAAATACGGCAGGCTTGAGTATCATTGGGTTCGTGCAATCTGGAGCTGTAATCTTGCTTGCGCCTTTCATACTTAAGCTGGTTAAGAAATACGGCAAAAAAGAAGTGGCTTCGGCTGGGTTGTTATTGGCTGCTGTCGCCTACCTTGTTTCATACTTGCTTCCTAATCTAAGCATGATGATGTTTATTGTGATTATTGCTATCGCAAATCTTGGTTTCGGTGCCTTTAACCTTGTTATTTGGGCCTTTGTGACTGATGTCATCGATTATCATGAGTACTTGACAGGCTTGCGTGAGGATGGGACGGTTTACTCCATCTATTCCATGGCACGTAAAATCGGTCAAGCCGTTGCAGGTGGTATAGGTGGAGCAGCAATTGCAGCTGTAGGATACAATGCAGAACTAAAAGCACAAACAGCAGATACACTGAGCGGTATCCATATGCTTGGCACTTTAGTGCCGGCAATCCTGCTTGGAGCGGTGTTCCTTGTTATTGTGTTCCTTTATCCATTAAACAAAAAACGAACGGCACAGCTGGCAATAGACCTTGCTGAAAAGAGAAAGCAATAA
- a CDS encoding GntR family transcriptional regulator yields the protein MIITVSPKLPGENNKDYAYKVIKNSIMSLELEPGQAISEIELAEALSLSRTPVREVLAKLREEHLIEVIPQVGTYISKINPQLIKEASFMRFHLEKEVLKLACESFPKSALYDLKKNLALQEDLVGQSGKERDFHLLDKQFHHIIFKANQKEHIWEAINRISTHYNRMRLLSEIRHNFDEAIDQHQNIVNILETKDCDQVEAFAKLHIIDATKLWEDLYKKDSPYSNYFEYVEDTPLYIG from the coding sequence ATGATTATTACAGTATCGCCAAAGCTTCCTGGAGAAAATAATAAAGATTATGCCTATAAAGTGATCAAGAACTCGATAATGTCTTTAGAATTAGAACCTGGACAGGCAATTAGTGAGATTGAACTTGCGGAAGCATTGAGCTTATCGCGTACTCCGGTTCGTGAGGTATTAGCGAAATTGCGGGAAGAGCATTTGATTGAAGTTATACCACAAGTCGGTACATATATTTCTAAGATTAATCCTCAGCTTATAAAGGAAGCCTCCTTTATGCGCTTTCACCTAGAAAAAGAGGTCTTAAAATTGGCTTGTGAGTCATTTCCTAAAAGTGCTTTATACGATTTAAAGAAAAATCTGGCTCTGCAAGAGGATTTAGTTGGGCAAAGTGGGAAGGAACGTGACTTCCACTTGCTGGATAAACAATTTCACCATATTATATTCAAGGCTAACCAGAAGGAACATATTTGGGAAGCAATCAATAGAATAAGCACTCACTATAACCGGATGCGCCTATTATCTGAAATCCGGCATAATTTTGATGAAGCGATTGACCAGCACCAAAATATTGTTAATATTCTTGAAACAAAAGATTGTGATCAAGTTGAAGCTTTCGCGAAACTACATATAATTGATGCTACGAAATTATGGGAAGATCTTTACAAAAAAGATAGCCCTTATAGTAATTATTTTGAATATGTTGAAGATACACCATTGTATATTGGATAA
- the uxuA gene encoding mannonate dehydratase → MEMSFRWYGKTDSIPLEYIRQIPGMKGIVTAIYDIPVGEAWPMEKIEELKKTVEDAGMHISVIESVPVHEDIKIGLPTRDKYIENYKTTLRNLGKAGIPVVCYNFMPIFDWTRTDLEYRLPDGSTALIFEEEVAKKMDPLTGELSLPGWDSSYKKEDLQELFDHYKNVDHEKLWENLEYFIKEIIPVAEEAGVKMAIHPDDPPFDIFGLPRIITNKENLERFVNLYDSPYNGLTMCSGSLGSHPENDFPEMLRYFGKKDRVNFVHARNVKLTGGMSFEESAHPSEYGSVDMYEVIKAMADFNYTGAIRPDHGRMIWGETGKPGYGLYDRALGATYLHGLWEAEQKNRK, encoded by the coding sequence ATGGAAATGAGTTTTCGCTGGTATGGAAAAACGGATTCAATTCCTTTGGAATACATCCGTCAAATTCCAGGCATGAAAGGAATTGTAACAGCTATTTATGATATCCCGGTTGGGGAAGCTTGGCCGATGGAAAAAATCGAAGAATTGAAAAAGACTGTAGAAGATGCGGGTATGCACATCTCTGTTATCGAGAGTGTACCAGTTCACGAAGACATCAAAATCGGTCTTCCAACTCGTGACAAATACATCGAGAACTACAAAACAACTTTACGTAACCTAGGTAAAGCTGGCATTCCAGTTGTATGCTACAACTTCATGCCAATCTTTGACTGGACACGTACTGACTTAGAGTACCGTCTTCCAGATGGTTCTACAGCGCTTATCTTCGAAGAAGAAGTAGCGAAGAAAATGGATCCATTAACAGGTGAACTTTCTTTACCAGGCTGGGATTCTAGCTATAAGAAAGAAGACCTTCAAGAATTATTCGATCACTACAAAAACGTGGACCATGAAAAACTTTGGGAAAACCTTGAGTACTTCATCAAAGAAATCATCCCAGTTGCTGAAGAAGCTGGCGTGAAGATGGCCATCCACCCGGATGATCCTCCATTCGATATCTTTGGATTACCACGTATCATCACAAACAAAGAGAACTTAGAAAGATTCGTTAACCTATATGACAGCCCTTATAACGGCTTGACTATGTGCAGCGGTTCCCTTGGTTCACACCCTGAGAACGATTTCCCTGAAATGCTTCGTTACTTCGGTAAAAAAGACCGCGTAAACTTTGTTCATGCTCGTAACGTTAAGCTAACAGGCGGCATGTCATTCGAAGAAAGTGCTCACCCATCTGAGTACGGTTCTGTTGATATGTACGAAGTAATCAAAGCAATGGCAGACTTCAACTACACTGGTGCGATTCGTCCTGACCACGGAAGAATGATCTGGGGCGAAACTGGAAAACCAGGCTATGGCTTATACGACCGCGCACTAGGTGCTACTTACTTACACGGTCTGTGGGAAGCAGAACAAAAAAACAGAAAATAA
- a CDS encoding HAD family hydrolase, whose translation MKDNIKDFQKTKDFLVCVDSDGCAMDTMGVKHEEAFGPRAVDVWELHHIKDRFLKVWNDINLYTRTRGINRFKGVVATFEALEKEGIKMPDISSFKKWAETTNELSNPSLERAIAETNDEQLKKALEWSHAVNRTIEEELAGNDKPVEGAKAGLEAANNVADVAIVSSANGAAVLDEWTRHELNVHVDVMLGQEAGTKAFCIEQLKKFGYENTHVLMIGDAPGDLSAAEVNNVLYYPILVGKEKFSWDRFREEALAKFLDGSFAGEYQEQLIKEFNDNLK comes from the coding sequence ATGAAAGATAATATTAAAGATTTCCAAAAGACGAAGGACTTTTTAGTTTGTGTTGACTCTGATGGCTGTGCCATGGATACGATGGGTGTAAAGCACGAAGAAGCATTCGGACCGCGTGCCGTTGACGTTTGGGAGCTTCATCATATTAAAGATCGTTTCCTTAAAGTATGGAATGACATCAATCTTTACACAAGAACTAGAGGAATCAACCGTTTTAAAGGGGTTGTTGCTACATTTGAAGCGTTAGAAAAAGAAGGCATTAAAATGCCAGATATCTCTTCCTTCAAAAAGTGGGCTGAAACAACGAACGAGCTTTCCAACCCATCACTTGAAAGAGCGATTGCTGAAACGAATGATGAGCAATTAAAAAAAGCTTTAGAGTGGAGCCATGCGGTTAACCGTACGATTGAGGAAGAACTAGCTGGAAATGACAAACCTGTTGAAGGTGCTAAAGCTGGACTTGAAGCAGCAAATAATGTCGCTGACGTAGCGATTGTTTCTTCAGCAAACGGTGCGGCTGTGCTTGACGAATGGACAAGACATGAATTGAACGTACATGTTGATGTCATGCTTGGCCAAGAGGCTGGAACAAAAGCATTTTGCATCGAGCAATTGAAGAAATTCGGCTATGAAAATACACATGTATTGATGATTGGCGATGCTCCTGGAGATTTATCCGCTGCAGAGGTAAATAACGTTCTTTATTACCCAATCCTTGTTGGTAAAGAGAAATTCTCTTGGGATCGTTTCAGAGAAGAGGCTTTAGCAAAATTCTTAGATGGCAGCTTCGCTGGGGAATACCAAGAACAATTGATCAAGGAATTTAACGATAACTTAAAATAA
- a CDS encoding bifunctional 2-keto-4-hydroxyglutarate aldolase/2-keto-3-deoxy-6-phosphogluconate aldolase: MQKHEILSEIHSGYLVAVIRGKNKEEAVEISKQAFKGGIRSLEVTFSTPGAEEAIAELVQTGDPNMIVGAGTVLDAETARIAIMKGARYIVSPHFNSEIATVCNRYAIPYLPGCGSVTEIMQALESGVDVVKLFPGSLMGPGFLKDVKGPIPHVELMPSGGVSLDNLDKWVNNGAFAVGVGSALTKGVKNGDYSSVQEVARQFAEKLASVKGE; the protein is encoded by the coding sequence TTGCAAAAACATGAAATTCTAAGCGAAATACATAGCGGTTATCTAGTAGCTGTAATTCGTGGAAAAAATAAAGAGGAAGCAGTAGAGATTTCAAAGCAAGCATTCAAAGGCGGAATTCGCTCACTAGAGGTTACATTCTCTACACCTGGAGCTGAAGAAGCAATCGCTGAGCTAGTACAGACAGGCGATCCAAATATGATCGTAGGTGCGGGAACGGTTCTTGATGCCGAAACAGCAAGAATCGCGATCATGAAAGGTGCTCGTTATATTGTAAGCCCTCACTTCAACAGTGAAATCGCAACTGTATGTAATCGTTATGCGATCCCTTATTTACCAGGCTGCGGTTCAGTAACTGAAATCATGCAAGCATTAGAATCTGGGGTTGATGTTGTTAAACTATTCCCTGGAAGCTTAATGGGACCAGGATTCCTTAAAGATGTTAAAGGCCCTATTCCACATGTTGAGTTAATGCCTTCTGGTGGTGTTAGCCTTGATAACCTAGATAAATGGGTAAATAATGGCGCATTTGCTGTTGGTGTTGGAAGTGCCTTAACTAAAGGTGTTAAAAATGGTGATTACAGTTCTGTACAAGAGGTAGCTCGCCAATTCGCTGAGAAATTAGCCTCTGTAAAAGGAGAATAA
- a CDS encoding YhgE/Pip domain-containing protein: MRLFKEKTAWLAPLAVILIISLFSVNLFAQGDPKVRNLPVAISVNDEGAHVDAVLSAVEQMSKGTADEEPMLAFTKVKETDIDDLFHDKKYYAALVIPEGYNDALQNALANNKPAALKVYINQGFNATGANYAKTALSALITQLSNQYSANFAKQMDGQKIDADKAAVLVNPIVSKEKVFNPITASTANGNAPTLMAVPAWVGALIGGFILFLTTSNILKKELLTRKQALRLMGGQVLFGVLIALFSGFTVATLGTIAGINMPSYFLVGSFVSFAAFCFFLLVSAVTAWIGKPAITLFMVVMLLGMGVLMMPMEMLPDFFVNFIRPWVPIRFAAEGLRDIFYFGSGFYTGASFNTIAGIGIAGLVLYVLAIFKPLRVQKHPNK, from the coding sequence TTGAGATTATTTAAAGAAAAGACAGCTTGGCTAGCTCCTCTTGCCGTCATATTAATCATTTCATTATTCTCCGTAAACTTATTCGCTCAAGGAGATCCGAAGGTAAGGAATCTGCCGGTTGCCATAAGTGTAAACGACGAAGGTGCTCATGTAGACGCAGTCCTATCAGCGGTTGAACAAATGAGTAAAGGTACTGCTGATGAGGAGCCTATGCTAGCTTTTACAAAAGTAAAAGAAACAGATATAGATGATTTATTTCATGATAAGAAATATTATGCAGCGCTAGTTATTCCTGAAGGATATAATGATGCCCTGCAAAATGCCCTCGCAAACAACAAACCTGCAGCCTTAAAGGTTTATATTAATCAGGGCTTTAACGCGACAGGTGCAAACTATGCAAAAACTGCTTTAAGTGCTTTGATCACCCAATTGAGCAACCAATATTCTGCTAACTTTGCCAAGCAAATGGATGGCCAAAAAATCGATGCTGATAAAGCAGCTGTACTCGTCAATCCGATCGTTTCTAAAGAAAAAGTATTCAATCCCATTACCGCTTCTACAGCAAATGGCAATGCACCGACTTTGATGGCAGTGCCAGCCTGGGTAGGTGCGTTAATCGGAGGGTTCATTCTATTCCTAACAACGTCAAACATCTTGAAGAAGGAATTGCTCACACGCAAGCAAGCATTGCGCTTAATGGGCGGACAAGTTCTATTTGGAGTCCTTATTGCTCTATTCTCAGGCTTTACTGTTGCGACATTAGGTACAATTGCTGGTATAAACATGCCTAGCTATTTCTTAGTTGGCTCTTTTGTATCCTTTGCAGCATTCTGCTTCTTCCTATTAGTATCTGCTGTGACAGCATGGATCGGCAAACCAGCCATTACACTCTTTATGGTTGTTATGCTACTGGGTATGGGAGTTCTAATGATGCCAATGGAAATGCTTCCAGACTTCTTTGTAAACTTCATTCGCCCATGGGTTCCTATTCGCTTTGCTGCTGAAGGATTACGCGATATTTTCTATTTCGGCAGCGGCTTCTACACAGGAGCTTCCTTTAACACAATTGCCGGAATTGGGATTGCTGGTTTAGTGCTGTACGTGCTGGCTATTTTCAAACCATTACGTGTACAAAAACACCCAAATAAATAA